Proteins encoded by one window of Monoglobus pectinilyticus:
- a CDS encoding tyrosine-type recombinase/integrase, whose amino-acid sequence MITAEERIIRSEKIKEYEVYLMEQEKSLSTIRKYIQDIKRMYKYFEEKELSKILLIEWKKLLAESYSASSVNTILAAANGFLEYNGWVDLKIKPLKIQKNIFCDEKKELSKNEYFRLIKTAEKLNNKRLSLIIQTICATGIRVSELSYITVEAVYKGKAEINNKGKRRIIFIPVKLCKILKIYIKRQSISKGCIFITKSGKPIDRSNIWREMKNLCEESGVKSEKVFPHNLRHLFAKIYYSEEKDLSRLADILGHTNINTTRIYTMESGSVHLRQLDKMNLVIT is encoded by the coding sequence ATGATAACTGCTGAGGAAAGAATAATAAGGTCAGAAAAAATTAAAGAATATGAAGTTTATTTAATGGAACAAGAAAAAAGCTTGTCAACAATAAGAAAGTATATACAAGATATAAAAAGAATGTATAAATATTTTGAAGAAAAAGAATTGAGTAAGATACTGCTTATTGAATGGAAAAAGCTATTGGCAGAAAGTTATTCCGCTTCAAGCGTTAATACAATATTAGCTGCTGCTAACGGTTTTTTAGAATATAACGGTTGGGTCGATTTAAAAATAAAACCGTTAAAGATTCAGAAAAATATATTTTGCGATGAGAAAAAAGAATTATCTAAAAACGAATATTTTAGATTAATTAAGACTGCTGAAAAATTAAATAATAAAAGACTATCTCTTATTATACAAACTATATGTGCTACAGGAATTAGGGTCTCTGAGTTAAGTTATATAACTGTTGAAGCCGTTTATAAAGGTAAAGCAGAAATTAACAATAAAGGAAAAAGAAGAATAATATTTATTCCTGTAAAACTTTGTAAAATTTTAAAAATATATATAAAAAGACAAAGCATTTCAAAGGGATGTATCTTTATAACAAAGAGCGGAAAACCAATAGACCGGTCAAATATATGGAGAGAGATGAAAAATTTATGTGAAGAGTCAGGAGTAAAATCAGAAAAGGTTTTTCCACATAATCTCAGGCATCTTTTTGCAAAAATATATTATTCAGAAGAAAAGGATTTATCAAGGTTAGCCGACATTTTAGGACATACAAATATAAATACAACGCGGATATATACCATGGAAAGTGGTTCGGTTCATCTAAGACAGCTTGATAAGATGAACTTAGTTATCACATAA
- the nusG gene encoding transcription termination/antitermination protein NusG, whose amino-acid sequence MSDKNKAKWYVAHTYSGYENKVMDDILKTVENRGMEDVIQEVRVPMEEVIEIKDNKKKVSERKVFPSYVMIKMIMNDDSWYVVRNCRGVTGFVGPGSKPVALTQEEVESMGLEHTVIKFDYNVGDNIRVKYGALEGFLGVITEINLDKKKVKATVSMFGRDTDVELEFNQIESIA is encoded by the coding sequence ATGTCAGACAAAAATAAAGCGAAATGGTATGTTGCCCATACATATTCCGGTTATGAGAATAAAGTTATGGACGATATTTTAAAGACCGTAGAGAACAGAGGAATGGAAGATGTTATCCAGGAAGTCCGCGTTCCTATGGAAGAGGTTATCGAAATAAAAGATAACAAAAAGAAAGTCTCAGAACGTAAAGTATTTCCCAGCTATGTTATGATTAAGATGATTATGAATGATGACAGCTGGTATGTGGTTAGAAACTGCCGCGGTGTTACTGGATTTGTAGGACCCGGATCTAAACCGGTAGCTCTCACACAGGAAGAGGTTGAGAGTATGGGACTTGAGCATACAGTGATAAAATTTGACTATAACGTTGGCGACAATATTAGAGTAAAATATGGAGCTCTTGAAGGATTTTTGGGTGTAATCACTGAGATAAATCTTGATAAGAAGAAGGTTAAAGCAACTGTTTCAATGTTTGGAAGAGATACGGATGTTGAACTTGAGTTTAACCAAATAGAATCAATAGCATAA
- the dtd gene encoding D-aminoacyl-tRNA deacylase: protein MKIVLQRVSKASVSVEDKITGKIENGYLALLGISDNDDKEKAEKAVDKISKLRIFPDSNGKTNLSSIEIDGELLVVSQFTLYADCKKGNRPSFINAGSPSHAEKIYNYFIEYAKQKFKKVESGIFGADMKVELINDGPFTLILEDGNGL from the coding sequence ATGAAAATAGTTTTACAACGGGTATCAAAAGCTAGTGTATCCGTAGAAGATAAGATAACAGGCAAGATAGAAAACGGATATTTGGCGCTTTTGGGAATTTCTGATAACGACGATAAAGAAAAAGCTGAAAAAGCAGTTGATAAAATATCAAAGCTGAGAATATTTCCGGATAGTAATGGTAAAACAAATTTATCATCAATAGAGATAGATGGGGAACTGCTTGTTGTTTCACAATTTACATTATACGCTGACTGCAAAAAGGGTAACAGACCAAGTTTTATAAACGCAGGTTCACCATCTCATGCCGAAAAAATATATAATTATTTTATTGAATATGCAAAACAGAAATTTAAGAAAGTTGAATCCGGAATTTTTGGAGCCGACATGAAGGTAGAATTAATTAATGATGGTCCATTTACTCTAATTTTGGAAGATGGAAACGGATTATAA
- a CDS encoding ABC transporter ATP-binding protein, producing the protein MLKLQNINWTLENGTQIIKDINLDIPDGKLIVITGPNGGGKTTLAKIIAGIEKPTSGKIFLDNTDISDYDITERAKAGISYALQQPVRFKGITVKNLLELASGKDLSIDELCELLGKVGLCTYDYIDREINSSLSGGEIKRIEIASVLARKTKLTIFDEPEAGIDLWSFTGLIKVFEELKSKHKGTQIIISHQERILEIADEIIVIADGLVRTSGQKDEIMPILLENEYGQHCPEGKEEVYSE; encoded by the coding sequence ATGTTAAAACTACAAAATATAAATTGGACCCTAGAAAACGGAACTCAAATAATTAAAGATATAAATCTTGATATACCTGATGGCAAGCTGATAGTTATAACCGGACCGAACGGCGGCGGAAAAACAACGCTGGCAAAAATTATTGCCGGAATAGAAAAGCCGACTTCAGGAAAAATATTTTTAGATAATACAGATATTTCCGACTATGATATAACTGAACGTGCAAAAGCCGGAATAAGCTATGCTCTGCAGCAGCCTGTCAGGTTTAAAGGCATAACGGTCAAAAATCTGCTTGAACTCGCTTCAGGAAAAGATTTGTCAATAGATGAGCTCTGTGAACTTTTAGGAAAAGTAGGGCTTTGTACTTATGATTATATAGACAGGGAAATTAATTCTTCACTTTCAGGAGGAGAGATAAAAAGAATTGAGATAGCCAGCGTACTGGCAAGAAAAACTAAGCTGACTATTTTTGACGAGCCTGAGGCAGGTATAGATTTATGGAGCTTCACCGGACTTATAAAAGTTTTTGAAGAACTAAAATCAAAACATAAAGGCACGCAGATAATAATTTCACACCAGGAAAGAATTTTGGAAATAGCAGATGAAATTATAGTTATTGCCGACGGACTTGTCAGAACAAGCGGTCAAAAAGATGAGATAATGCCAATATTGCTGGAAAATGAATATGGACAGCACTGTCCTGAAGGAAAGGAGGAAGTGTATAGTGAATAA
- the rplJ gene encoding 50S ribosomal protein L10 yields MPSEKVLENKKAMVKQLTERLQNAQAGVLADYRGLTVEQDTELRRKLREANVEYTVLKNSIIRFAAKEVGLEDLDSVLEGPTAIATSNDDVISPAKVLCDFAKGNDLLEIKAGFVEGKVISIDEVKQYASIPSKEVLISKMMGSLQSPISKLARTLQAIVTEEAVPGGKAEETAAPAEEAPAAEAAETPAAE; encoded by the coding sequence TTGCCAAGTGAGAAAGTTTTAGAAAATAAAAAAGCGATGGTAAAACAGCTGACAGAGAGACTGCAAAATGCACAGGCCGGAGTTTTGGCCGATTATAGAGGTCTTACTGTTGAGCAGGACACAGAACTTCGCCGTAAGCTTCGTGAGGCAAACGTTGAGTATACAGTTTTAAAGAACAGTATTATCCGTTTTGCTGCTAAAGAAGTTGGTCTTGAGGATTTAGACAGCGTTTTAGAAGGTCCTACAGCTATTGCTACAAGTAATGACGACGTTATTTCTCCGGCTAAGGTTCTTTGTGACTTTGCTAAGGGAAATGATTTGCTTGAAATCAAAGCCGGTTTTGTTGAAGGAAAAGTTATTTCAATTGATGAGGTTAAGCAGTATGCTTCAATTCCATCAAAGGAAGTTCTCATTTCAAAGATGATGGGTTCATTGCAGTCACCTATCAGCAAACTTGCTCGTACATTGCAGGCTATCGTTACAGAAGAAGCTGTACCGGGCGGAAAAGCAGAAGAAACAGCAGCACCTGCTGAAGAGGCTCCTGCTGCAGAAGCGGCAGAAACACCTGCCGCAGAGTAG
- a CDS encoding SufB/SufD family protein: protein MNKITDELLKIVSDFTGEFKGAFNIRENGECAGRQSSKNIQIESKKDAPGLIIKIAENTKDETVYIPACVTHGNFDDLVYNDFYVGKNADVTIVAGCGVHTDTEEDARHNGIHKFILEENAKVLYQEKHIGTGKGTGAKKIDPVTECELKKGSSLTMDTIQIGGVDKTTRKTTASLGEDAKLIIRERIMTDGDETADTDFTVSLNGKNSAADVVSRSVAKGNSKQSYISNIIGNNISKGHTECDAILVDNGTVTASPRLTANNCDSELIHEAAIGKIAGEQLLKLRTLGLTEEEAEQKIIQGFIGE, encoded by the coding sequence GTGAATAAAATTACTGATGAACTTTTAAAAATTGTTTCAGACTTTACAGGTGAATTTAAAGGCGCGTTCAATATCAGAGAAAACGGTGAGTGTGCAGGAAGACAATCAAGTAAAAATATTCAGATTGAATCCAAAAAAGATGCTCCCGGTCTTATAATAAAAATCGCTGAAAATACAAAAGATGAAACAGTTTATATACCCGCCTGCGTAACGCACGGAAACTTTGACGACTTAGTTTATAATGATTTTTATGTAGGGAAAAATGCTGATGTCACTATAGTTGCCGGATGCGGAGTTCATACTGATACAGAAGAAGACGCAAGACATAATGGTATACACAAGTTTATTCTTGAGGAAAATGCAAAAGTTTTATATCAGGAAAAACATATTGGAACCGGAAAAGGTACAGGAGCTAAGAAAATAGACCCTGTAACCGAATGTGAATTAAAAAAGGGTTCTTCATTAACTATGGATACAATTCAAATAGGAGGAGTGGATAAAACTACCCGTAAGACTACAGCAAGCCTGGGTGAAGATGCAAAACTGATAATCCGTGAAAGAATCATGACTGACGGTGATGAAACAGCTGATACTGATTTTACAGTATCTCTGAACGGGAAAAATTCAGCTGCTGACGTAGTTTCACGTTCTGTAGCAAAAGGAAATTCAAAACAGAGTTATATTTCTAATATAATTGGCAATAATATATCTAAAGGACATACTGAATGTGACGCTATACTTGTTGATAATGGTACAGTTACAGCTTCACCGAGACTGACGGCAAATAACTGTGATTCTGAATTAATTCATGAAGCGGCAATTGGAAAGATAGCGGGAGAACAATTACTTAAACTCAGAACTTTAGGATTAACGGAAGAAGAAGCTGAACAGAAGATAATTCAAGGTTTTATAGGTGAATAA
- a CDS encoding basic amino acid ABC transporter substrate-binding protein, with product MKQFFKRAAAIAAAAVMTMGVLSGCGSKDDKLTLGTNAAFPPFEFTTTNGVVGNYDGIDICIGKEIAGSMNKELQVEDMEFDGLIAAVKSGKVDMAVAGMTITEERQQSVDFSDTYYTASQVIITKADNTDINSAEDLKNNKTVGVVLGYTGDSIVTEDLAIDDSKITRANRGIDIVQDVKNGKLDAVVIDKATGVALAQKEGLKFVEDPEVFETEEYAIAVRKDNKELLDQINKVLAEMKESGKIDELSKKYNQE from the coding sequence ATGAAACAATTTTTTAAAAGAGCAGCTGCAATAGCTGCAGCAGCAGTAATGACAATGGGGGTTCTGTCTGGCTGCGGAAGCAAAGATGACAAATTAACGCTTGGCACAAACGCCGCTTTCCCGCCGTTTGAATTTACAACAACTAATGGAGTAGTCGGAAATTATGACGGTATTGATATATGTATAGGCAAGGAAATTGCCGGCAGCATGAACAAAGAGCTTCAAGTTGAGGATATGGAATTCGACGGTCTGATTGCCGCAGTAAAATCAGGCAAAGTGGATATGGCTGTAGCAGGAATGACAATCACAGAAGAAAGACAGCAGAGCGTTGATTTTTCAGATACATATTACACAGCTTCACAGGTTATTATTACCAAAGCTGACAACACTGATATAAACAGTGCAGAAGATTTAAAGAATAACAAAACAGTCGGCGTTGTTCTCGGGTACACAGGCGACAGCATAGTAACAGAAGATCTTGCAATCGACGACAGTAAAATAACAAGAGCAAACAGAGGAATTGATATAGTTCAAGACGTTAAAAACGGTAAGCTTGATGCTGTTGTAATCGACAAAGCTACAGGAGTTGCCCTGGCACAAAAAGAAGGTCTCAAATTTGTTGAAGACCCTGAGGTTTTTGAAACAGAAGAATATGCAATAGCTGTAAGGAAAGATAATAAAGAGCTTCTAGACCAAATCAACAAAGTTTTGGCTGAAATGAAAGAAAGCGGAAAGATTGACGAGCTTTCAAAGAAATACAATCAGGAATAA
- a CDS encoding RrF2 family transcriptional regulator encodes MTGNFCVAVHALVYLNHKGETVSSEKLAENICTNPTRVRKVMSMLKKKGLVKSQEGLDGGYILSDKKENISLGQILDAINEKTVCLNWHSGDDDMDCLIASGMAGIMDDIVENLNYSCKDYLDKTTIKTIDSKIFK; translated from the coding sequence ATGACGGGAAATTTCTGTGTAGCTGTTCACGCATTAGTCTATCTAAACCATAAAGGTGAAACTGTATCAAGTGAAAAATTAGCTGAAAATATCTGCACTAATCCTACGCGCGTCCGAAAAGTTATGTCAATGCTTAAGAAAAAAGGTCTTGTAAAGTCTCAGGAAGGCCTTGACGGGGGTTATATTTTATCAGACAAAAAAGAAAATATATCTCTAGGTCAAATACTCGACGCTATAAATGAAAAAACTGTCTGTCTTAATTGGCACAGCGGCGATGATGATATGGATTGTTTAATAGCCTCAGGTATGGCCGGAATTATGGACGACATTGTTGAAAACTTAAATTATTCATGTAAAGACTATCTGGATAAAACAACAATAAAAACAATTGACAGCAAAATATTTAAATAA
- a CDS encoding amino acid ABC transporter ATP-binding protein, whose amino-acid sequence MIKVSGLKKSFGDLKVLKGIDQHVRKGEKIVLIGPSGSGKSTFLRCLNLLETPTEGEILIEGESITAPKTNVNKLREKMGMVFQHFNLFPHLSVIENITLAPIKVKKKNASDANKKAIELLNIVGLSDKADSYPGQLSGGQKQRIAIARALAMEPDIMLFDEPTSALDPEMVGEVLEVMKNLANAGMTMVVVTHEMGFAREVASRVLFMDDGMVVEEGSPEKLFGNPQNQRTKDFLGKIL is encoded by the coding sequence TTGATAAAAGTAAGCGGTCTAAAAAAAAGTTTCGGTGATTTGAAAGTTTTAAAAGGTATTGATCAGCATGTACGCAAAGGTGAAAAGATAGTGCTTATTGGCCCGTCCGGGTCAGGCAAATCTACTTTTCTTCGGTGCCTGAACCTTTTGGAAACTCCAACGGAAGGCGAAATACTTATTGAGGGTGAAAGCATAACAGCCCCCAAAACCAATGTTAATAAACTGCGTGAAAAAATGGGAATGGTTTTTCAGCATTTCAATCTTTTTCCGCATCTCAGTGTAATTGAAAATATAACTTTAGCTCCAATAAAAGTTAAGAAAAAAAATGCCTCTGATGCAAATAAAAAGGCTATAGAATTATTAAATATTGTCGGTCTTTCTGATAAAGCGGATTCATATCCGGGTCAGCTGTCAGGAGGACAGAAACAGAGAATAGCCATAGCAAGAGCTCTTGCAATGGAACCGGATATAATGCTTTTTGATGAGCCAACCTCGGCTCTTGACCCGGAAATGGTAGGAGAGGTTTTAGAGGTAATGAAAAATTTAGCTAATGCAGGAATGACTATGGTAGTAGTAACTCATGAAATGGGGTTTGCGCGTGAAGTTGCCTCCAGAGTATTATTTATGGACGACGGAATGGTAGTGGAGGAAGGAAGCCCGGAAAAATTATTTGGGAATCCGCAGAATCAGCGCACTAAGGATTTCTTGGGCAAAATTTTGTAA
- the rpmG gene encoding 50S ribosomal protein L33: MQTKITLACTECKQRNYDTTKNKQNCPDRLELKKYCRFCRKHTVHKETK; this comes from the coding sequence ATGCAAACAAAGATTACATTAGCTTGTACCGAATGTAAGCAAAGAAATTACGATACTACAAAGAATAAGCAGAACTGCCCTGACAGACTTGAGCTTAAAAAATACTGCAGATTTTGTAGAAAACACACTGTCCATAAAGAAACGAAATAA
- the secE gene encoding preprotein translocase subunit SecE yields the protein MEQTKPSFFNRVAKYFKEVKSEMKKVIWPTFAKVRQNTLIVMLYVVIVGIVIWGLDALFTWGMSLIISR from the coding sequence ATGGAACAAACCAAACCGAGTTTCTTCAATAGAGTTGCAAAATACTTTAAAGAAGTTAAGTCTGAAATGAAAAAGGTTATCTGGCCTACATTTGCAAAAGTTAGACAGAATACTCTTATTGTTATGCTCTATGTTGTTATAGTTGGTATAGTTATTTGGGGACTTGACGCTCTCTTTACTTGGGGTATGTCACTTATCATTAGTAGATAG
- the rplK gene encoding 50S ribosomal protein L11 yields the protein MAQKVTGYIKLQIPAGKATPAPPVGPALGQHGVNIMDFTKQFNEKTKNDAGMIIPVVITVYQDRSFTFITKTPPAPVLIKKACGLDKASGVPNKTKVAELKKADLKDIAEKKMQDLNAASVEAAMSMIAGTARSMGITVEE from the coding sequence ATGGCACAGAAAGTTACAGGTTATATTAAATTGCAGATTCCTGCAGGAAAAGCTACTCCTGCACCGCCGGTTGGTCCTGCACTTGGACAGCACGGTGTAAATATTATGGATTTTACAAAGCAGTTTAATGAGAAAACAAAAAATGACGCTGGCATGATTATCCCTGTTGTTATAACAGTATATCAGGATAGATCATTCACATTTATTACTAAAACTCCGCCGGCACCGGTTTTAATTAAGAAGGCCTGCGGTCTTGATAAGGCGTCTGGCGTTCCGAACAAAACAAAGGTTGCAGAACTTAAAAAAGCAGATCTTAAAGATATTGCTGAGAAGAAGATGCAGGATCTTAACGCCGCTTCTGTTGAAGCCGCTATGTCAATGATTGCCGGAACAGCTCGTTCTATGGGAATCACTGTTGAAGAGTAA
- a CDS encoding YkvI family membrane protein, with protein sequence MNCLKIIFVYIGLIIGAGFASGREICEYFNFCSNTDYTGVCIASILFIFVCYAILKKSMKYELYTISDYVKHTLSFSKILQKFFLVLIFFDLTCGLIVMLSSCGEIFTNVFGIPKLAGAVILSALCFIVFIFDIKGIAAINIILVPIITVTILFISIFSILSKIYSPTFFLTDFLSGSGRNMIFLAVCYVSYNTLTAASVLSPLTKEVKDRKTILISSAIAGSIIGLLIFLVWFAIGMNFSTVWYESFPLQKLAGLIDKNFESIYSICLMMSIFTTAVSEGYGILSYFNIITLKRRIIISILLFVIILPFSMINFAYLVKHLYYILGSLGMLWMLVVLIDYLRDLKH encoded by the coding sequence ATGAATTGTCTTAAAATTATTTTTGTTTATATAGGCCTTATAATTGGAGCCGGATTTGCTTCCGGCAGAGAAATTTGTGAATATTTCAACTTTTGTTCAAATACTGACTATACAGGTGTATGTATAGCGTCCATTTTATTTATATTTGTTTGTTACGCTATATTAAAAAAGTCAATGAAGTATGAACTCTATACTATATCAGACTATGTAAAACATACTTTGAGTTTCTCTAAGATACTTCAAAAGTTCTTTCTTGTATTAATATTTTTCGACTTGACATGCGGTCTTATTGTCATGCTTTCATCATGCGGAGAAATATTTACAAACGTTTTTGGTATCCCAAAACTTGCAGGGGCTGTTATCCTGTCTGCACTTTGTTTTATAGTTTTTATTTTTGACATTAAAGGTATTGCGGCAATAAATATTATTTTAGTTCCTATTATCACGGTAACTATACTTTTTATATCAATTTTCTCAATACTGTCTAAAATATACTCCCCAACATTTTTTTTAACAGACTTTTTATCAGGTTCAGGCAGAAATATGATTTTTCTTGCTGTGTGCTATGTAAGCTATAATACCCTGACAGCGGCTTCTGTACTGTCACCGCTGACAAAAGAGGTAAAAGACAGAAAAACAATACTTATAAGTTCAGCAATAGCAGGTTCTATAATCGGTCTGCTTATATTCTTGGTTTGGTTTGCTATCGGTATGAATTTCAGCACTGTTTGGTATGAAAGCTTTCCTCTGCAAAAACTTGCAGGTTTAATAGACAAAAATTTCGAAAGTATCTACTCAATCTGTCTGATGATGTCTATCTTTACCACCGCTGTATCAGAAGGATATGGAATATTATCTTATTTTAACATAATAACTCTAAAAAGAAGAATAATAATATCCATATTACTTTTTGTAATAATCCTGCCGTTTTCTATGATAAACTTTGCATATTTAGTAAAACACCTTTACTATATCCTAGGTTCCCTTGGAATGCTGTGGATGTTAGTTGTATTAATTGACTATTTAAGAGATTTAAAACACTAG
- the rplA gene encoding 50S ribosomal protein L1, which yields MKKGKKYQEAAKLVEKGKLYDPQEALSVVCKTATAKFDETIELHVKLGVDSRHADQQVRGAVVLPNGTGKKVRVLVFARDDKAEAAKAAGADYVGAEELAQKIQSENWFDFDVVIASPDMMGVVGRIGRVLGPKGLMPNPKAGTVTPDVAKAVEEAKAGKIEYRLDKANIIHCPIGKASFGPEKLGANFNVLMGAIIKAKPSAAKGTYLKSVTIASTMGPGVKIAANKLEN from the coding sequence ATGAAGAAAGGCAAAAAGTATCAAGAAGCCGCTAAGCTTGTTGAAAAGGGTAAACTTTATGACCCTCAGGAAGCTTTAAGCGTTGTTTGTAAAACCGCAACGGCTAAGTTTGATGAGACAATTGAGCTTCATGTTAAGCTCGGTGTTGATTCAAGACATGCTGATCAGCAGGTTAGAGGTGCTGTTGTACTTCCTAATGGTACCGGTAAAAAAGTTAGAGTTCTCGTGTTTGCACGTGACGATAAGGCTGAAGCTGCAAAGGCAGCCGGAGCTGATTATGTCGGTGCTGAAGAACTGGCTCAGAAAATCCAGTCTGAGAATTGGTTTGATTTTGATGTAGTTATTGCAAGCCCTGATATGATGGGTGTTGTTGGTAGAATAGGTAGAGTTCTTGGTCCTAAAGGACTTATGCCTAACCCAAAAGCAGGTACGGTTACTCCTGATGTTGCTAAAGCTGTTGAAGAGGCTAAGGCAGGTAAGATTGAGTATAGACTTGATAAGGCAAACATTATTCATTGTCCTATCGGAAAAGCTTCTTTCGGACCTGAAAAGCTGGGAGCTAACTTTAACGTATTGATGGGAGCTATTATAAAGGCTAAACCGTCTGCTGCTAAAGGTACCTATTTGAAGTCAGTTACTATTGCTTCTACAATGGGTCCAGGAGTTAAAATAGCTGCAAATAAGCTTGAAAACTAA
- the rplL gene encoding 50S ribosomal protein L7/L12 yields the protein MADITKILDEIKELTLMEVNDLVKALEEEFGVSAAAPVMVAGAAGAAEGGAEEKSEFDVVLAGAGAQKIKVIKVVREITGLGLADAKALVDGAPKTIKEAVSKDEAEEMKTKLEEVGAQIELK from the coding sequence ATGGCAGATATAACAAAAATTCTTGATGAAATAAAAGAACTTACATTAATGGAAGTAAACGATTTGGTAAAGGCTTTAGAAGAAGAATTCGGCGTTAGCGCTGCTGCTCCTGTTATGGTTGCAGGTGCTGCCGGAGCTGCTGAAGGCGGAGCAGAAGAAAAGTCAGAGTTTGACGTAGTTCTTGCTGGAGCAGGCGCCCAGAAGATAAAGGTTATTAAGGTTGTTCGTGAGATTACAGGTCTTGGTCTTGCTGACGCAAAGGCTTTAGTTGACGGAGCTCCTAAGACAATTAAGGAAGCTGTATCTAAGGATGAAGCTGAAGAAATGAAGACAAAGCTCGAAGAAGTTGGAGCACAAATCGAACTTAAATAA
- a CDS encoding cytochrome c biogenesis protein/redoxin, whose product MPFSLEQGISIITVFFQGIISFFSPCTLPLIPLYISYLAGGSKYTDSDGKIIYPRKKIFINTICFVLGISFTFFLLGFSFSMLGQFFNKYKYVFMIISGLIMIIFGLYQFGIFKRRNIIESEHRLPFNIGKFAMNPLTAFVLGFTFSFAWTPCIGPVLSSVLLMVSASDSKLIGFLLIGVYTLGFIIPFLLVGLFTGTVLDLFKRHQNIVKYTVKIGAVLLILMGIMTITGFMNGINSYIASVTNTSSSEKQTENNNSAENNITYQTPNPEITPAPTKKPKKNTSLAPDFELTDQYGQTHKLSDYKGKVVFINFWATWCGYCKEEMPDIEKLYYEYGENSQDVIILGAANPRSEKYPNNSDVSQEEIQEFLDEYNLTFPVLIDKTGDVFKSYSIMSLPTTFIINRDGSVFGYIPGAMSADNIKDAISKAMQ is encoded by the coding sequence ATGCCATTTTCATTAGAGCAGGGAATTTCAATTATAACTGTATTTTTTCAAGGTATTATAAGTTTTTTCTCTCCGTGCACACTTCCGCTAATACCACTTTACATAAGTTATTTGGCAGGAGGAAGCAAATACACCGACAGCGATGGAAAAATAATTTATCCCAGAAAAAAAATATTTATTAATACTATATGTTTTGTATTAGGAATAAGTTTTACCTTTTTTCTGCTGGGCTTTAGTTTTTCTATGCTGGGTCAGTTTTTTAATAAATATAAATATGTTTTTATGATAATAAGCGGATTAATAATGATAATATTCGGATTATACCAATTTGGAATATTTAAACGCCGTAATATTATAGAATCAGAACACCGCCTGCCCTTTAATATCGGAAAGTTTGCCATGAACCCGCTGACCGCGTTTGTTTTAGGTTTCACTTTCAGTTTCGCATGGACGCCGTGTATAGGTCCTGTACTCAGCAGCGTATTATTAATGGTATCGGCTTCCGATTCAAAACTTATCGGCTTTTTACTAATAGGTGTATATACGTTAGGATTTATTATACCATTCCTGCTTGTCGGTCTTTTTACCGGCACTGTACTTGATTTGTTTAAAAGACATCAGAACATAGTAAAATATACCGTTAAAATAGGAGCCGTTTTGTTAATTTTAATGGGAATAATGACAATAACAGGATTCATGAACGGTATTAACAGTTATATAGCATCTGTCACAAATACAAGCAGCTCAGAGAAACAAACCGAAAATAATAATTCTGCTGAAAATAATATAACCTACCAAACACCAAATCCTGAAATAACTCCTGCTCCTACAAAAAAACCTAAAAAGAATACCTCACTGGCTCCTGACTTTGAATTAACTGATCAATATGGGCAAACTCACAAACTGTCCGATTATAAAGGAAAAGTAGTATTTATAAATTTTTGGGCCACATGGTGCGGATATTGTAAAGAAGAAATGCCTGATATAGAAAAATTATATTATGAATATGGAGAAAACAGTCAAGACGTTATTATATTAGGCGCGGCAAATCCGCGTTCAGAAAAATACCCTAATAATTCAGATGTCAGTCAGGAAGAAATTCAAGAGTTTCTTGATGAGTATAACTTAACTTTCCCGGTTCTCATAGATAAAACAGGAGATGTTTTTAAATCGTACAGTATCATGAGTCTTCCTACAACTTTTATAATCAATAGGGACGGAAGCGTTTTTGGATATATACCCGGCGCTATGTCGGCTGATAATATAAAAGATGCTATAAGTAAAGCAATGCAATAA